The bacterium (Candidatus Blackallbacteria) CG13_big_fil_rev_8_21_14_2_50_49_14 genomic sequence AACCCTTTTGGGAAATCGTCATTTTGCTCTCGTAATGGCTTCGAAAATAGTGTGAGGGAGCCTTTGGGGGCTTTATTTTTTCCAGGCTCTATTACTTCTTCTTGTTGCAAATACTCAAGTCTCAGATATGGCCCCATATCCAATTCACATGGTTTTAGACCTATTTTTTCGCATTTATTAAAGATTTCTCTAAATATTGCACCCTGCGTAAAACCCAAATCACCAATCGACAATTCAATAATAGTTGTATTTTGACTTATTGGACTTGTTTTATACAAATCGCTTGAAAACAATACCTGTGCGTATTCATTTAGCAATATATTGTTACTTCTTAATTTAGAGAGAAGCTCTTCTTTATCAAGCCCGCCATAGCTTAGGGTTCTCTTTTTCACTTTTTCTTTATTTAAGATGATATCAATTTCGTTTTCCATACTATTGCTCCCACAAA encodes the following:
- a CDS encoding helicase — encoded protein: MENEIDIILNKEKVKKRTLSYGGLDKEELLSKLRSNNILLNEYAQVLFSSDLYKTSPISQNTTIIELSIGDLGFTQGAIFREIFNKCEKIGLKPCELDMGPYLRLEYLQQEEVIEPGKNKAPKGSLTLFSKPLREQNDDFPKGFYIRKMDEKLWLRGYICPMDYVWDPDTRIVLRL